The window ACTGCGCCGCCTGCCATGGGGCAGGCGGCCAGGGGATGCCCCCGGTCATGCCCGCCCTGGCGGGCAACGCCAACCTAAAGGATGCCCAGATGATCCTGGGCACCGTAAAGAACGGGCGTGGGGCCATGCCGGCGGTGGGGGCCGCCTTCTCGGAGGAGGAGCTCAAGGCCGTAGCCACCTACATCCGCAACAGCTTCGGCAACAGCTTCGGCCCGGTGGAGTAAGGGGGGCTAAAGAATGTACCGCAACGACCCGATCCTTCCCACCTTCGCCCTCATCCTGGCCTTAGGCCTCTTCTATATGGCCTACCTGGATGGGCTCCACATCGCCCGCCTCCTGGGCCACACCCCAGAGGAGCTCTCCGTGGGCCAGATCGGCCTGATGGCCTTTGGCGCCGTCCTCCTCCTCTATGGCCTCATCGGCCTGGTCTCCTACTGGCTAGAGGGCGTGGAGCTCCGCCCCGGCCGTCATTTTCCCGCCCCCTCCACAGCTCCTGTGGCGGTAGGGGTTATCCTGGTTCTCCTCCTCACGGCCCTTTCCGGCTTCTTCGTCCGCCTCATGGTTTACTCCGCCCAGACCGGGCACAACCCCACCTGGCTCCAGGGCTTGGTTTTTGGGGCCATCAGCCTGGTGGTGGCCATCCTTTTGGGCATCTACAAGAAGTACTTCGGCCGGGACGAGGCAGTTACCGAGGAGGAGAAGAGCCACTTCCCCTGGTAAGAGGTGAGGTATGGACGAACGCGAGATTCGCTTGCAACGATCCCGCAGGCGGCTTTTCCTGAAGACCGCCATCGGCACCGGAATCGGCCTTTCCCTGGTTTCCGCCTTCTACGTGGGGGCCAGCCTGCGTCCCAAGGCCGAGGTCACCCCGGAGAAGGAGCCCTTGAAGCCGGGGGACATCCTGGTCTATGCCCAGGGCGGGGGGGAGCCCAAGCCCATCCGCCCTGACGAGCTAAAGCCCGATGCCCCCTTTGTCCTGGCCTACCCCATGGACCCCAAGAGCAAGGTGGTGAAGGGCGGCGAGGCCAAGAACACCGTCTTGGTGGTACGCTATCGCCCTGAGGAGCTCTCTCCCGAGGTGGCCCAGCACGGGGTGGAAGGCATCGTGGCCTTTTCCGCCGTCTGTACCCACCTGGGCTGCATCATAAGCCAATGGGTGGCGGACAGGAAGGCGGGCCTTTGCCCTTGCCACGGAGGGACCTTTGACTTTGCCCAGGGGGCCAAGGTGGTGGCCGGACCCCCGCCCCGGCCCGTACCCCAGCTTCCCCTCAAGGTGGAGGGGGACGTCCTGGTGGCCGCCGGGGAGTTCCTGGGCGAGGTGGGGGTGAAGGCGGAAGCGGGCTTCTGCCGCCACGTCTAGGAGGGAAGCATGTACAAGTGGCTAGACGAACGCCTGGACCTCACCGGCTTTTACCAAAAGGTCCTGCGCAAGGCCTTTCCGGTGCACCACTCCTTCTTCCTCGGGGAGATCACCCTCTTTGCCTTCATCGTCCTGGTGCTCACCGGCATCTTCCTCACCTTGAACTTTGAGCCCTCCATCCGGGAGGTTAGGCTCCCCGATGGCCGCACCGTGCCCGCGGCCTATGCCAGCGTTCTCTACATTGATAGCCTCCCCTTCGGGGCGGTGATCCGGAGCCTCCACCACTGGTCGGCCCACGTGATGATCGCCGCCGCCTTCTTGCACATGCTCCGCATCCTGCTTTCGGGAGCCTACAAGAAGCCCCGGGAGCTCAACTACCTGGTGGGCCTAGGCCTTTTGGGTCTGGCGGTGGTCACCGCCTTCACGGGCTATGCCCTGCCTTACGACAACTACGCGGTCACCGCCACCCGCATCGGCTACGGGATCGCCGCCTCCATCCCCTGGGTGGGGTCCACCCTGGCCCAGGTGATGTTCGGGGGGGAGTTCCCCGGTTCCGAGAAGGCCATTCCCAGGCTCTATAGCCTTCATGTCCTCTGGCTTCCCCTGCTTCTCATGGCCCTCATCGGGGTGCACCTGGCCATCATGATGAAGCAGAAGCACACCCAGCCCCGCTATGCGGCAAGGGTG is drawn from Thermus caldifontis and contains these coding sequences:
- a CDS encoding cytochrome C — encoded protein: MYRNDPILPTFALILALGLFYMAYLDGLHIARLLGHTPEELSVGQIGLMAFGAVLLLYGLIGLVSYWLEGVELRPGRHFPAPSTAPVAVGVILVLLLTALSGFFVRLMVYSAQTGHNPTWLQGLVFGAISLVVAILLGIYKKYFGRDEAVTEEEKSHFPW
- a CDS encoding ubiquinol-cytochrome c reductase iron-sulfur subunit encodes the protein MDEREIRLQRSRRRLFLKTAIGTGIGLSLVSAFYVGASLRPKAEVTPEKEPLKPGDILVYAQGGGEPKPIRPDELKPDAPFVLAYPMDPKSKVVKGGEAKNTVLVVRYRPEELSPEVAQHGVEGIVAFSAVCTHLGCIISQWVADRKAGLCPCHGGTFDFAQGAKVVAGPPPRPVPQLPLKVEGDVLVAAGEFLGEVGVKAEAGFCRHV
- a CDS encoding cytochrome b; the protein is MYKWLDERLDLTGFYQKVLRKAFPVHHSFFLGEITLFAFIVLVLTGIFLTLNFEPSIREVRLPDGRTVPAAYASVLYIDSLPFGAVIRSLHHWSAHVMIAAAFLHMLRILLSGAYKKPRELNYLVGLGLLGLAVVTAFTGYALPYDNYAVTATRIGYGIAASIPWVGSTLAQVMFGGEFPGSEKAIPRLYSLHVLWLPLLLMALIGVHLAIMMKQKHTQPRYAARVAPGRILGVPMYPQQLVMMGILFALYVGIMTLIAGAFLAHPIEAFGPPTPNTPAVKPDWYFLWIYGILQLIPSTWEFHLFGATIGPEFIGGVVIPGLLGLVGLLLPFLDTRKDKMRYMELPSEHPVRTSVILALLVFFLMTTLAGYKIDFQQQGSILGNNAVLWSLVLGGPLLTYIVSYTLLRIFFGKEEAPHKA